AAAAAAAATCCAGATTTTCGGATTTTTTATAAGCAACACCTGGTAAAGGGTTTATGAGGCGTTCAAGTCAGATTTTTTTCTAAAAATCTCGTGGAAATTCGGAGAGAGAAAACTGGTCCAGAGGGTAAATCACTGTCATTGATTACGCCTCCTGGAGAAATCTGAGGAGTTCATCTTCGTCAATAATTCTGATGCCAAGCTCCTCAGCTTTAGTCAGTTTTGAGCCTGGGTCGGCTCCTGCCAGGACGAAATCCGTTTTTTTGCTGACCGAACTGGAAACCCTCCCTCCTCTCGCCTCAATCAATGACTTGGCGTCTTCTCTTTTCATCGTAGGCAGTGTTCCCGTGATGACGAAGATCTTGCCTTCAAATACTTTTGACACGGGCTCTGCGGTTGTTTGGGCAACCCCCGTTTTGACGCCAGCCGCTTTCAGTTGTTGAATCAAGACTTGATTTGGTGACTGATTGAACCAGTCGGAAATTGATGCGGCGACTACCTCGCCCACTTCATGAATCTCCGCGAGTTCGTCCGCTGATGCTGACGCCAATTTCTCCAAGCTGCCATATTGTCCCGCCAGAATAGCTGCTGTCCGTTCACCCACGTGGCGAATTCCCAAGCCATAAATCAATCGAGCTAAGCCTGCCTCCTTGCTCGTTTCAATTTGAGCAAGCAGATTGTCAACGGACTTACTTCCCATTCTTTCAAGGGCCAGCAATTCATCTTTTTTCTCGGCCAATGAATACAAATCGGCAGCATTTTTGACCAATGGTGGCAACAGCGTTGGCAACCCATTTTCATCTTCAACGATATTTCCTTTTTTGTCGCGCTTAATACGGAATGAGGTTAATTGCTCAACCAATGCTTCACCCAAACCTTCGATTCGCATCGCTCTACGAGAAGAAAAATGCAGTAAACCGGCTCGCAGTTTTGCCGGGCAATCCGGGTTGGGGCACCGAGTGACTGCTTCGTCTTCCGGCTTGATGAGCGGAGTTTGGCAAACAGGGCATTCGGCGGGGAATTCAAAATCAGTTTCCTTGCCGCGGCGGCGTTCAGTAATGACCTTGACCACTTGAGGAATGATCTCACCGCTCTTTTCGATGAAAACAAAATCCCCACGTTTCACACCCAACCTGACCATTTCTTCAGAATTGTGCAGGCTGGCGCGAGACACAGTGGTTCCGGCCAGTTGAACCGGATCTAGTACGGCAACGGGGGTAATGGCTCCGGTGCGGCCAACCTGGTAAATCACATCCAGCAATTGTGTCGAAGCCTGGCGCGCAGGAAATTTGTAAGCAATCGCCCAGCGAGGCGATTTCGAGGTCCAGCCAAGCTCATCCTGAATGGCGACCTGATTGACTTTGACGACAATCCCATCGGTTTCATATCTCAGGTCGTCGCGCTTGGTCTCCCAATCATTGCAATACTCAATAACTTCTTCAATTGTTCGGCAATGGCACCGATGTTGATTCACCTTAAACCCATGTTTGGCCATCCACTCCAAAGATTCGGCATGGGTTGGAAACGCCGGTTCTCCATTGAACAACAGTTGGTAACAGAAAATATCCAGCCGCCGATCGGCGACGGCTTGCGGATCGAGTTGTCGCATTGCTCCGGAAGCCGCATTGCGAGGATTGGCAAAGGTCGGTAATTCCTGTTCGGCGCGTTCGCGATTGACGCGCTCAAAGGCTTCGTGCGGCAAATACACTTCTCCGCGCACTTCGACTTCTTCAGTTCGGTCGGATTCAATCCGTAGCGGCACGGAACGGATTGTTTTGGCGTTCTGAGTGACGACTTCGCCACGAAACCCATCGCCTCGCGTGACTGCACGAACCAGCAATTCGTTTTCGTAAATCAGCGAAAGGCTTAGGCCATCAATTTTCAATTCGCAGATGAAATCGAATTTGCGGCCTTCGGCCAGCTTTTCACAACGACGGGCCCAGTCTCGCAAATCCTCTATGCTGTAGCTGTTGTCCAAAGACAGCATCGGGCGTTTGTGGAAGTATTCTTCAAAACCTTCCGCCGGTTGGCCGGAAACTCGCTGCGTGGGGCTGTCGGGAGTAATGAGTTCAGGATGGTCGGCTTCAAGTTCTTTCAATCGCCGCATTAGCGCGTCGTATTCAACATCCGCGATAGTGGGCGAATTCAAAACGTAGTAATTGAAATCGTACTCGTTGATTTGTTGTCGGAGTTTGGCAATTTCTTTTTCCGCTTTTGATTTTTCAGCCATAAATGTTTTTCCGGATCGGTGAAAACCGGTCAACAATTGACCTGGGCCCGAGTTTACGCACGCTCAGGCTCACCTCTATAATCGCCTTCGATGCTTCCCTAATTTGATTACTGACAAGGGCTAACTTAACTTGAAGCCGCTGCTTCAGGCAAGGATTTGCCAACGAATGATGCGTTGTAATAACCGATGACTGTTTCTAACGAGATTGCCACAATTGTTCGCCGCAAACTCAGCCATTTTGAGCTTTGCGCCCATCAGGAAGTCGAATTCCGAACCAAGACCACCTTGCTGGAAGACGTAGAGTTGGTTCATCAACCGTTGACCGAAACCGCGCTGGAAGACATTGATCTGAGCGTGGACGTGTTGGGCAAACGATTGCGTTACCCGCTGGTGATCACCGGAATGACCGGCGGTGTCGAGGAAGTCGGCGTTTTCAATCGCGAAATTTCCGCGTTGGCCAACCGCCTGGGGATAGCCTTTGGCGTGGGGTCCCAGCGCGTGATGTTGCGTTATCCCGAAGTTGCCAGCACTTTTCAAGTGCGTGACGTGGCGCCGGATGTTTTGTTGCTTGGCAATATCGGAATTGCCCAGGCGCGCGAAATGACAACGGCGGAAGTCGTTCGGTTAGGGCAGGAGATTGGCGCGGACGCGATGTGTGTTCATTTGAACACGGCAATGGAAGTGATTCAGGAAAATGGCGATTCCGATTTTCGAGATTCGCTGGCAACCATCGAACGGCTGATTGCCGAATCTCCCTTGCCGATCATCGTCAAAGAAACCGGGTGTGGTTTTGCGCGGGAAAGCGGCACGAAGTTAGCCGCAATCGGCGCGGAATGGATAGATGTTTCCGGTGCAGGGGGGACTTCCTGGGTGGCGGTTGAAACGCTCCGCAACCGCGCGCTACGCCATCTGGGCGAAGCCTTCTGGGATTGGGGAGTTCCGACGGCGGCCAGCGTTTGCGAGTTGCGCGGATTGGATTTGAAGTTGATCGCTTCGGGCGGCATTCGCACCGGATTGCAGG
The sequence above is a segment of the Acidobacteriota bacterium genome. Coding sequences within it:
- the ligA gene encoding NAD-dependent DNA ligase LigA is translated as MAEKSKAEKEIAKLRQQINEYDFNYYVLNSPTIADVEYDALMRRLKELEADHPELITPDSPTQRVSGQPAEGFEEYFHKRPMLSLDNSYSIEDLRDWARRCEKLAEGRKFDFICELKIDGLSLSLIYENELLVRAVTRGDGFRGEVVTQNAKTIRSVPLRIESDRTEEVEVRGEVYLPHEAFERVNRERAEQELPTFANPRNAASGAMRQLDPQAVADRRLDIFCYQLLFNGEPAFPTHAESLEWMAKHGFKVNQHRCHCRTIEEVIEYCNDWETKRDDLRYETDGIVVKVNQVAIQDELGWTSKSPRWAIAYKFPARQASTQLLDVIYQVGRTGAITPVAVLDPVQLAGTTVSRASLHNSEEMVRLGVKRGDFVFIEKSGEIIPQVVKVITERRRGKETDFEFPAECPVCQTPLIKPEDEAVTRCPNPDCPAKLRAGLLHFSSRRAMRIEGLGEALVEQLTSFRIKRDKKGNIVEDENGLPTLLPPLVKNAADLYSLAEKKDELLALERMGSKSVDNLLAQIETSKEAGLARLIYGLGIRHVGERTAAILAGQYGSLEKLASASADELAEIHEVGEVVAASISDWFNQSPNQVLIQQLKAAGVKTGVAQTTAEPVSKVFEGKIFVITGTLPTMKREDAKSLIEARGGRVSSSVSKKTDFVLAGADPGSKLTKAEELGIRIIDEDELLRFLQEA
- a CDS encoding type 2 isopentenyl-diphosphate Delta-isomerase yields the protein MTVSNEIATIVRRKLSHFELCAHQEVEFRTKTTLLEDVELVHQPLTETALEDIDLSVDVLGKRLRYPLVITGMTGGVEEVGVFNREISALANRLGIAFGVGSQRVMLRYPEVASTFQVRDVAPDVLLLGNIGIAQAREMTTAEVVRLGQEIGADAMCVHLNTAMEVIQENGDSDFRDSLATIERLIAESPLPIIVKETGCGFARESGTKLAAIGAEWIDVSGAGGTSWVAVETLRNRALRHLGEAFWDWGVPTAASVCELRGLDLKLIASGGIRTGLQAAKALALGAKLVGMALPVLRAYTSGGIDGVEAFFGSFLDELRVATMLTGCARVSDLKPDRAVIGGKLLDWVSQRGLLSK